One genomic window of Staphylococcus hsinchuensis includes the following:
- the vraX gene encoding C1q-binding complement inhibitor VraX — protein sequence MIIYKQTIENGNPIYEIITKSFKSISVKFDESFSKNELYKLLSLLEGDVDNMKSLNYQ from the coding sequence ATGATTATCTACAAACAGACCATTGAAAACGGCAACCCAATTTATGAGATTATCACCAAGAGTTTTAAATCAATATCTGTTAAATTCGATGAAAGCTTTAGTAAAAATGAGTTATACAAGTTACTCTCTCTACTTGAAGGTGACGTTGATAATATGAAAAGTTTAAATTATCAATAA
- a CDS encoding type I toxin-antitoxin system Fst family toxin: protein MTECKQVLSSTSGCIVGLFANWLRKRNDK from the coding sequence GTGACGGAATGTAAACAAGTTCTGTCATCTACAAGCGGTTGTATCGTTGGTTTATTTGCGAACTGGCTACGCAAACGCAATGATAAATAG
- the thiD gene encoding bifunctional hydroxymethylpyrimidine kinase/phosphomethylpyrimidine kinase: MALKKTLTIAGSDTSAGAGMQADLKTFQELGTYGMVALTSIVTMDPKTWSHDVTPIPFETFNKQLETAISIQPDAVKTGMLGTQEIIKRAGEAFSESGATYFVVDPVMVCKGENEVLNPGNTDAMIEYLLPKATIVTPNLFEAGQLSNLGTLKSIDDMKEAAKVIHQQGAQHVIIKGGKALDQEKSYDLYFDGEQYYQLTTDMFQQSYNHGAGCTFAAATTAYLANGKSPKEAVVAAKAFVASAIKNGWKMNEFVGPVDHGAYNRVEHIDVEVTEV; encoded by the coding sequence ATGGCATTGAAAAAAACACTAACAATCGCCGGTTCAGATACAAGTGCCGGTGCAGGCATGCAAGCAGATTTAAAGACATTCCAAGAATTAGGAACTTATGGCATGGTAGCCTTAACATCCATCGTAACTATGGATCCAAAGACGTGGTCACATGACGTCACACCAATTCCATTTGAAACCTTTAACAAACAATTAGAAACAGCTATTTCTATCCAGCCTGATGCGGTTAAAACAGGTATGCTTGGCACACAAGAAATTATTAAACGTGCCGGAGAAGCCTTCTCGGAGTCTGGCGCAACATACTTTGTTGTCGATCCAGTAATGGTATGTAAAGGGGAAAATGAAGTACTTAACCCGGGAAATACAGATGCGATGATCGAATATTTATTACCAAAAGCAACAATCGTGACGCCTAACTTATTTGAAGCAGGTCAATTATCAAATTTAGGCACGTTGAAATCTATTGATGATATGAAAGAAGCGGCTAAAGTGATACACCAACAAGGCGCGCAACATGTCATCATTAAAGGTGGTAAAGCGTTAGATCAAGAAAAATCATACGACCTTTACTTCGATGGAGAGCAGTACTATCAATTAACTACTGATATGTTCCAACAAAGTTATAATCACGGTGCAGGTTGTACATTTGCAGCTGCAACGACGGCATATTTAGCAAATGGTAAATCACCTAAAGAAGCTGTAGTAGCAGCTAAAGCATTCGTCGCTTCAGCAATAAAAAATGGTTGGAAGATGAACGAATTCGTTGGTCCCGTTGACCATGGTGCATACAATCGTGTAGAACACATCGATGTAGAAGTTACTGAAGTATAG